In a genomic window of Desulfosporosinus sp. Sb-LF:
- a CDS encoding VOC family protein, which produces MKIIVTSIFVQDQDKALEFYSEKLGFVKKEDVPVGEFRWITLVSPDDQDGTELLIEPNDHPAAKDYQKKIFADGIPATMFGVADIRKEYKRLMEKGVKFTMEPTEMGEVTIAVFDDTCGNLIQIVQK; this is translated from the coding sequence ATGAAAATCATTGTTACAAGTATATTCGTACAAGATCAAGACAAGGCACTGGAGTTTTATTCAGAAAAGTTGGGGTTTGTAAAAAAGGAGGACGTTCCCGTCGGAGAATTTAGGTGGATAACGCTTGTTTCTCCCGATGATCAAGACGGTACCGAGCTTTTAATTGAACCGAATGACCATCCTGCCGCAAAGGATTATCAAAAGAAGATATTTGCCGATGGCATCCCAGCAACAATGTTTGGCGTTGCAGATATTCGCAAAGAGTACAAACGATTAATGGAAAAAGGCGTGAAGTTTACTATGGAACCGACAGAAATGGGCGAAGTCACAATAGCCGTCTTCGA